In a genomic window of Streptomyces sp. SJL17-4:
- the tmk gene encoding dTMP kinase — translation MTRAEQPDRLGDSDAALVADSRERAVRALLRHQPLRRLWSAQFVGSTGDALALLVLVLLGLQAAVTEGALGGGERGAAFAVAAVVGVRLLASVLFGAVLLGPLTALTGPGGALDRRWTMIGTDGIRIALLVIAPLWIDWTPGSALWYLLGTVFVTGAAERLWTISREGAAPALLPAPPIEGGAVRPLPDHLGALRRLSQRTGFLAVPAAAAVLLVATLIGNLLGAGIDWFSLHQAALGSYVAAGLFAASVTVLYAMALPGGETPRPRSPLEGLRRPTGKGAEGSDEKGAERSAEKGRTGALSLLVLTCATVAGAIAAAASVAVLHAYDLGGGPVTYALLVLALSGATALGIRTAGSVLPVLSRRRLLALVTAVTGVALIAMGLVPDTATVLLLAVLAGYAAGVAANTGHTLVDQETEEPRRARTTEHLQATARVGMAIGALAAPLLAAAIGPHRLASDSGTFVFDHGGAAFTLALIGALLLPVAALVLAKTDDRAGVPLRRDLRDALRGSDPVQAPSPTGFFIALEGGDGAGKSTQIQALAEWIRAKGHEVVVTREPGATPIGKRLRSILLDVSSAGLSNRAEALLYAADRAEHVDSLVRPALERGAIVLSDRYIDSSVAYQGAGRDLSPTEIARISRWATDGLVPHLTVVLDVSPETARERFTEAPDRLESEPPEFHARVRAGFLALAAADPSRYLVVDAGQEPEAVTTVVRHRLDRMLPLSEAEVKAVEEARRKAEEEARRRAEEEAARKAEEERLERERQEQLAKLRAEEEERKRREEEEARRLEAERQAEEARRRAEEARLAAEAAAEEERRRLAAEEKARLEEQERLRKEAEEEARLRAEAEERRLEKQRKAEEALLRAEEARRMAEAAAAAKAAEEVAAKAAAEKIAAEAAAKAAAERAASERAAAEAAATLRAEAAKAAAERAAAEKKAAAEAKAAADAKAAREKTEAEAKAAALRAARAAEAAAVELSANEVTQPTPIVKPAADPDAPTVSPDEVTVATPIVKITKPEPEAETSALPRIGEERAADETAVLPPVRDTDETAVLPPVRDTPASDPVDRVPPGIFRDTRPARQQPQGANDRTRELPQLDENGRPRRRSDWAEETPLDDLPTLADELFGPHDDEDEGPRRRR, via the coding sequence ATGACGCGAGCAGAGCAGCCAGACCGCCTCGGCGATTCCGACGCCGCACTCGTCGCGGATTCCAGGGAGCGTGCCGTACGCGCCCTCTTGCGCCATCAGCCGCTGCGCAGGTTGTGGAGCGCACAGTTCGTCGGCAGCACCGGCGACGCGCTCGCCCTGCTCGTACTCGTCCTCCTCGGCCTCCAGGCGGCCGTGACCGAGGGCGCGCTCGGCGGAGGTGAACGGGGTGCCGCGTTCGCCGTGGCCGCCGTCGTCGGCGTCCGGCTGCTCGCCTCGGTCCTCTTCGGGGCCGTTCTCCTCGGCCCGCTCACCGCGCTCACCGGACCCGGCGGCGCGCTCGACCGGCGCTGGACCATGATCGGCACCGACGGCATCCGGATCGCGCTGCTCGTGATCGCCCCGCTGTGGATCGACTGGACCCCCGGCAGCGCCCTCTGGTACCTGCTCGGCACCGTCTTCGTCACCGGCGCGGCCGAGCGGCTCTGGACGATCAGCCGCGAGGGCGCCGCCCCCGCGCTGCTGCCCGCCCCGCCGATCGAGGGCGGGGCCGTACGGCCGCTGCCCGACCACCTCGGCGCGCTGCGCCGGCTCTCCCAGCGCACCGGCTTCCTCGCCGTCCCCGCCGCGGCCGCCGTCCTGCTCGTCGCCACCCTGATCGGCAACCTCCTCGGTGCCGGAATCGACTGGTTCTCGCTGCACCAGGCCGCCCTCGGCTCGTACGTCGCCGCCGGTCTGTTCGCCGCCTCCGTCACCGTCCTGTACGCCATGGCGCTGCCCGGCGGAGAGACGCCCCGGCCCCGCTCGCCCCTGGAGGGCCTGCGCCGGCCGACCGGGAAGGGCGCCGAGGGAAGCGACGAGAAGGGCGCCGAGCGAAGCGCCGAGAAGGGCCGTACGGGAGCCCTCTCGCTGCTCGTCCTGACCTGCGCCACCGTCGCCGGGGCCATCGCCGCGGCCGCGTCCGTCGCCGTACTCCACGCGTACGACCTGGGCGGCGGGCCCGTCACGTACGCGCTGCTCGTCCTCGCGCTCAGCGGCGCCACCGCCCTCGGCATCCGGACCGCCGGCTCCGTCCTGCCCGTCCTGTCCCGGCGCCGGCTGCTCGCGCTCGTCACCGCGGTCACCGGGGTCGCGCTGATCGCGATGGGCCTGGTGCCGGACACGGCGACCGTGCTGCTCCTCGCCGTCCTCGCCGGATACGCCGCCGGAGTCGCCGCGAACACCGGACACACCCTCGTCGACCAGGAGACCGAGGAGCCCCGCAGGGCCCGCACCACCGAGCACCTCCAGGCCACCGCCCGCGTCGGCATGGCGATCGGCGCGCTCGCCGCGCCGCTGCTCGCCGCCGCGATCGGACCCCACCGGCTCGCCTCCGACTCGGGGACCTTCGTCTTCGACCACGGCGGCGCCGCCTTCACGCTCGCCCTGATCGGCGCCCTGCTGCTGCCGGTCGCCGCGCTCGTCCTCGCGAAGACCGACGACCGGGCGGGCGTCCCGCTCCGGCGCGACCTGCGCGACGCGCTGCGCGGCTCCGACCCGGTGCAGGCGCCCTCCCCGACCGGCTTCTTCATCGCCCTGGAGGGCGGCGACGGCGCCGGCAAGTCCACCCAGATCCAGGCGCTCGCCGAGTGGATCCGGGCCAAGGGCCACGAGGTCGTCGTCACCCGCGAGCCCGGCGCCACCCCCATCGGCAAACGGCTCCGCTCGATCCTCCTCGACGTGTCGTCGGCGGGGCTCTCGAACCGCGCCGAGGCCCTGCTGTACGCCGCCGACCGCGCCGAGCACGTCGACTCCCTGGTCCGGCCGGCCCTGGAGCGGGGCGCGATCGTCCTCTCCGACCGGTACATCGACTCGTCCGTCGCCTACCAGGGCGCGGGTCGCGACCTCTCCCCGACCGAGATCGCCCGTATCTCGCGCTGGGCGACCGACGGCCTCGTCCCGCACCTGACCGTGGTCCTCGACGTCTCCCCGGAGACCGCGCGGGAACGGTTCACCGAGGCGCCCGACCGCCTGGAGTCCGAGCCGCCGGAGTTCCACGCGCGCGTACGGGCCGGATTCCTCGCCCTCGCGGCCGCCGACCCCAGCCGCTACCTCGTCGTCGACGCGGGCCAGGAGCCCGAGGCCGTCACCACCGTCGTACGCCACCGGCTCGACCGGATGCTGCCGCTCTCCGAGGCCGAGGTGAAGGCCGTCGAGGAGGCCCGCCGGAAGGCCGAGGAGGAGGCGCGCCGCCGCGCCGAGGAAGAGGCGGCCCGCAAGGCGGAGGAGGAGCGCCTGGAGCGCGAGCGCCAGGAGCAGCTCGCCAAGCTCCGCGCCGAGGAGGAGGAGCGCAAGCGGCGCGAGGAGGAAGAGGCGCGCCGCCTGGAGGCCGAGCGTCAGGCGGAGGAGGCCCGGCGACGGGCCGAGGAGGCACGCCTCGCCGCGGAAGCCGCCGCCGAGGAGGAGCGCAGGCGCCTCGCGGCCGAGGAGAAGGCCCGTCTGGAGGAGCAGGAACGGCTCCGCAAGGAGGCCGAGGAGGAGGCCCGGCTGCGGGCCGAGGCGGAGGAACGCCGCCTGGAGAAGCAGCGCAAGGCGGAGGAGGCCCTGCTCCGGGCCGAGGAGGCCCGCCGGATGGCCGAGGCAGCGGCTGCCGCGAAGGCGGCGGAAGAGGTCGCGGCGAAGGCGGCCGCCGAGAAGATCGCGGCCGAGGCGGCGGCGAAGGCCGCGGCGGAGCGGGCCGCGTCCGAGCGGGCCGCGGCGGAAGCCGCCGCCACCCTCCGTGCCGAGGCGGCCAAGGCCGCCGCGGAACGGGCCGCCGCCGAGAAGAAGGCGGCGGCCGAGGCGAAAGCCGCTGCCGACGCGAAGGCCGCGCGGGAGAAGACCGAGGCCGAGGCGAAGGCCGCCGCCCTGCGGGCCGCGCGTGCCGCCGAGGCCGCGGCCGTCGAGCTCTCGGCCAACGAGGTCACCCAGCCGACGCCGATCGTGAAGCCGGCCGCCGATCCGGACGCGCCGACCGTCTCGCCCGACGAGGTCACCGTCGCCACGCCGATCGTGAAGATCACGAAGCCGGAGCCGGAGGCGGAGACGAGCGCCCTGCCCCGGATCGGCGAGGAGCGGGCCGCCGACGAGACTGCCGTCCTGCCTCCCGTACGGGACACCGACGAGACCGCAGTCCTGCCTCCCGTACGGGACACCCCGGCGTCCGACCCGGTCGACCGGGTGCCGCCGGGCATCTTCCGGGACACCCGGCCCGCCCGTCAGCAGCCCCAGGGGGCGAACGACCGGACCCGCGAGCTGCCCCAGCTCGACGAGAACGGCCGGCCCCGTCGGCGCTCCGACTGGGCGGAGGAGACCCCGCTCGACGATCTGCCGACGCTCGCGGACGAGCTGTTCGGCCCGCACGACGACGAGGACGAGGGCCCGCGGCGCCGCCGCTGA
- a CDS encoding ABC transporter ATP-binding protein: MTTTVVTESGAARALDAALALDGVSRTYGRGAPALDGVSLAVPRGRFVAVMGPSGSGKSTLLRCAAGLERPTTGTVRIGGTDLATLKTAGLTRLRRDRIGFVFQSLNLVSALDVRENVTLPLLLAGAREGRELDARALAGLAAVGLADRAGDRPENLSGGQRQRVAIARALINEPEVVFADEPTAALDPVTAAGVLALLRRAVDERGTTVVLVTHDPVAAAWTDEAVFLDRGRLAGRLDRPDESGVREMLGAHLPGGHSADAYAAGGHSMGAHAGAYSAGARAGHPFRRTAVSR, translated from the coding sequence ATGACGACGACTGTAGTGACGGAGAGCGGTGCCGCCCGCGCCCTGGATGCGGCCCTCGCCCTGGACGGGGTGAGCCGGACGTACGGGCGCGGGGCCCCCGCGCTCGACGGGGTGAGTCTGGCCGTGCCGCGCGGCCGGTTCGTGGCGGTGATGGGCCCGTCGGGTTCCGGCAAGTCCACCCTGCTGCGGTGCGCGGCGGGACTCGAACGGCCGACGACCGGGACGGTACGGATCGGTGGCACCGACCTCGCCACCCTGAAGACGGCCGGTCTCACCCGGCTCCGCCGGGACCGGATCGGCTTCGTCTTCCAGTCGCTGAACCTCGTCTCCGCCCTCGACGTGCGGGAGAACGTCACTCTGCCGCTGCTTCTCGCCGGAGCCCGGGAGGGCCGGGAACTCGACGCCCGTGCCCTCGCCGGGCTCGCGGCCGTCGGCCTCGCGGACCGGGCCGGCGACAGGCCGGAGAACCTGTCCGGAGGCCAGCGCCAGCGGGTGGCCATCGCCCGTGCCCTGATCAACGAACCCGAGGTCGTCTTCGCCGACGAGCCGACCGCCGCCCTCGACCCGGTCACGGCGGCCGGCGTCCTCGCCCTGCTGCGGCGCGCGGTCGACGAGCGGGGGACCACGGTCGTCCTCGTCACCCATGACCCGGTGGCGGCCGCCTGGACGGACGAGGCCGTGTTCCTCGACCGGGGCAGGCTCGCCGGACGTCTCGACCGTCCGGACGAGTCGGGGGTACGGGAGATGCTCGGCGCGCACCTTCCGGGCGGGCACTCGGCGGATGCGTATGCGGCGGGCGGGCACTCGATGGGCGCTCACGCGGGCGCGTACTCGGCGGGCGCGCGTGCCGGTCACCCGTTTCG